tatctacctatttatcttgtgtttctgttttttattctttctacctcaatatttttttattttattctattctattgtattttattctattcaaatgtaccggctgctatgacaacttaatttcccttctgggatgaataaagtaatctatctatctatctatatctaaaAACCGAATGTAATGTATAGCCTCctaattaaaaaaggaaaaatactgTAAGTCATACTTGAGTAATAGTAAAACTCCAAAATAATGATTTATAATATTCAACACAACACTTACTGAGTTCTCACTCAGATCAATGTAATGTTAAAGTACAACTCTCACAAAAGTCACTTATAACAGCAGTAGAGTAAACCCCACGACACACagattaacacaaaataaacattcaagTAAAACACAGGCGGGTGAAAATACTCTAAAGCACAGTAATTCACGTGGCTACTTCCTGACCTCCCACCTCTGGGTTGGACAGCAGGAGTTATTTACAGGCTATGGTTTCagattaccttttttttttacaaaactcAGAATTCACAGAGCTCTTCCCGGAGCCCCTGAACGCAGCGCGTGACTCCGGTAGTACATCCGGGACACTGCTCAGCTTCACAtgtgtgttggtgcagctgtCAGCTGGAGAACAGGAGCTGAGCTCAGGTCGGCTTGAAACGCGTCTCTCCGCAGAGAAAATGGTAAAATCCGCAGCCCGCTAAACTCACATGCTGTCGTCAGTGTTAATACTCTGCTGTGTAATCCGCCAACGAGCTCGTTCAGCTCGTTTAGCCCGTGTGGCTAACTGCAGTCAGAGCTGTATGCTAATGCTAGGTCGCTAGCTCACGCCTGCAGCAGTGACAGGTGGTGAAGTTTAACTTCAACACATTCTCGATTCAAGGTTATTTAACGTGTTAGCTCACTCTTGTTAGCCTTTACACCCTTTAATTCAAACGAGTGCATTGTAAAAAGCGAGTTAGCCTAGCTTAAATGTAGCTAAATCCACGTCCTGCTGGAACTTTCTTGTGTCTTGTGCTGAGTCAACACATTATAGTGGCATGATGACAGACTGCCACAGTTGTAGACAAGGCTGTCCTGCTGGGTGATGcattactacacacacacacacacacacacacacacagacacagacacagatggagCTTCTCATGTTCGGTGTTTCCTCTGACAGGCTCTGGTGGGGATTCAGCTCGTGGTCAGCCTGCTGGCTGCCAGCATCATGCAGAAGATGGCTCCACACTGCTCCTTTGCACGTTGGCTCCTCTGCAACGGCAGGTACTGTCACTCCTTTATTCTGACTTATGCACCTATATATACGTAGTTCACCGTGCcctgtttatttacatgtggttgcttttttttcttccagtttgtTCCGGTTCAAACATCCTTCAGAGGGAGAGCTGTGCGCGCTGGCCGGAAAGCAGATGCCCAAACAGAACAAGAGAGACAGGTGGGAGTTAGGGCAAAGTTACATTAATGCAACACctcgttcagacctggtatttaTATCCATCCTGAGAGATCTGCTCTCAAATAGCCTGCGCCAAGTCCAtatgtgaacaaacacaaatgcatcctCAATTCATATTGCGATCTGATCACTCTGACCACATTCGGAGGTGGTCTGGGATGTGGCCACTCTCTATTAGATGTGTGAACACACATGTCCTGGTTCCGGCTTTCTCAGCTCACCTCCTCTGACTTGCTACAGTTTCTCTATTTGCTCCTTTCAGTGTccttaaattaattttaatttattgtcaCCACCACGATGTCAACACTGACCATCACATAATTATTTCtagatttatttacaaaaaagtaATATCTACCTCTCCACTGTAGCAGAATGAAGCGCTCTGCATTGATTCATTAGCCCTTCCTCGCATGCTTTAGGACCTAGAGGAAGATATCTTGAAAAAAACTCCATTTATTGTTCTTTTTGCTCTTTGAAATAAAGGTGCATAGTTGCACTTCACTGTCACTTAACCTCTAAGCTAAATGCCCACTCCAGTCAGAATAGCAAGTTTCTCTCTTAGTATTTATTACTCATAAAACTCCATAAcagatgtgtattttttttctaacGCGACcacatgttctctctgtgttatTTCCAGACGGCAGAATGGAGAAAGCAAGCCTCTCACTGTGCCCAAAGACATTGACCTTCACCTGGAAAAAGCTCCAGTTAACGTCATTGATGCTCTTggtaaaacaaacactgctCCGTCGACACTATAGTGACATTGTGCCAGTACAAACAGTGCTTAGGCTCAGCTGTAGGCTCACAAGCAACCCAATATACATTAAAAATCTTCGAATTTTTATGATCCCTCCATTAAAGCAATGAATGAAATCTAATTTATATCAACAGCTAGAGCCCAAAGAAGAATACTGATGTTGTTTCTGTCCTTGTTTCTACTCTCAGTGCTGCGCTTCTTCCTGGAATATCAGTGGCTGGTAGATTTTGCCGTCTATGCGATGGGTGTCTTCCTGTTCACCGAGTGTTACTACAATGTGGTGGATGCCAGCAAAGAGGTCAATGTTGGAGCTCTCTGGTGTGTCCTGACGGTTCTCTTCAGTGTGTATCCTTCAACTGCGAAGCAATCTCATATCACAAGTTAACAGACACATCCTAAAACCTCCACACTGAGAACCTACCAATCTTATTTCAAAGCTACAGTCTCATACTTCTTCCATGATCAAATGGCAAAGATGATGAATGTTCTAGTCACATTTgcaaaattgtaaaaaaaatgtatcagggtccatgtttagttttaatatttctaGATTTTTGTATTAAGTTTTAAGTTAGCATGTTCACCCTGTGTCCAGAAACTCAAGCTCCAACCCACAGTCTGagtccaatgtcagctgggatctGCTCCTCACTCTCGGTCCTTACCATGGTTTGTCCTTAATGTGCAACACTCAGAAAGACCCTTCACACTATGATGAGTCACTATTTCCGCTCTGAAGAAGGCGGCGAGCGATCCGTGTGCCTCGCCTTtggttttctgtctctgctcgTGGCcatgctggtgctggtggtcaGAGAGGACTACCTGGAGTTCGGCCTGGAGTCGGGCTTTTCCAACCTCTTTGACAACTTGGAAGTCTTCGCCAAACAGCAGGGCTACGCTGACTGGTCGTAAGTGCAAAATCCAACCAGTGACTGAAACGCTGCTTTGTACAGCTGAATATGAGACATACCACTTTAGTTCAGTTCAATGTGTGGGACCTGTGATAGACTGTAGTTGATGTATCTCTGTGTCAGataactgttgttgttttgacacCAGAATCCCAGTGACGAAGCTGACAGTGAAGCTGGGTCTCGCCGCTGTCTGTGCTTACATCGGTGCTCTGCTGGCTTTCCCCGGACTGCGAATGGCTCAGACTCATCTTGACGCTGTACAGTTGAACTCCGGCCGACCATTCATCCAGTAGGAGACCATAAATTCCCACTGCAGAAAACTGTTCTCCATGCCTTTTTtatgaacataaaaaaaatacattcgCAGTATTTAGCTCGCTGAGGGTGTCCTTAAAATTTCCCACAGGATTCTGCTGCAGATaagcttcctgtctcctgtaATTGTGTTGGTTCTCTGGATAAAACCCATTGCAAGAGACTTCCTGGCCAACGCACCGATGGGGAAGACCTCTATCACAATGTGAGTGCAGATATACATGTGCATATTTTACCCAGTGCAAGCATCATGGATTCTCTAAACTAAAACAGCTATCAAGAAATGCAAGGTTACACCCAGAATTGTCAAGTGGGGATCTGGCTTACGCTTACTGTTGTTGCTCTGATCCTCTCTTAAAGAGTTCCCAGTGAATTGTTCGACAGCGTGCGTCTGTGGATCATCGTGGGGCTGTGTGTGCTGCGCTTAGCACTGACCCGCTACCACCTGCAGGCCTACCTCAACCTGGCTCAGAAGTGGGTGGAGCAGATGAAGAAGGAAGCGGGGCGCATCGCTGCCATTGACATTCAGAAGAAGGTCAGACccaatattcatgttttatgtaaTAAATGAGCCGTTAACAACTCAATTTCAACAATGGAGAGTGACCTTTTGGTTTGCTTCTGAGTTTCAGATTTTCAAACTCTGTAACTTCCTGTAATGATTTAAgttaacatgttgtttttcaggTTACACGTGTGTTTTGCTATCTGACTGTCATCACTCTCCAGTATCTGGTTCCTATTTTTCTCATCCTGTTTTCCACACTGTCACTCAAGGCACTAGGTAAGTGAAAGGCCCACACCTCCATCACCACAACCACTGTATTAATGTAAGATCCTCTGTTTGTTGAACATGAAGCTAGGAGCCGACTAGCTTAAGTATCTGAAATGGCTCCTGCTTCAGACCAAATCTAGTATATAGTAACTGGTCTTTTATGACCCTACAGGGGACTTCTCTTGGGGAGCGGGTGCCGAAGACACCCCCGGGGTCACACCGGCCCTGCTGATACCCACTGCGGCACCTGTGCTCCCTGGCAGtcttgatgaagatgaagagggggTAGAGGACATGGATGAAGACGTCCAGGCCACAGTAGCTCACCTGATGGCGTCCTTCACAGCGCTGCGGTCTGTCCTCACTCCACTTTTCTTCCGGGGCTTCTTCGCCTTCCTCACCTGGTGGGTGGCGGCCTGTCAGGTCATCAGCTCCCTGTTTGGCATCTACTTCCACCAGTACCTCATGCAGAGCTAAGCGAGGAGGTCAGAGCACCATGCGCCATAGCCCTCAGCTATGGTTGTACTGTTGCATTGTATTGATGCCTGGAGGTGGAACATTTCAGTAAAACACAACTAGAGACCGAATTCTCCAGGTTTTTGGATGAAAGAAGAACTGATCAAGGTTTGTTGAGTGAAAACAACGGTAGTGGGCACTCACTGCTACAAATGACTTTCAATGACCAGCATAGTACTGGTATCAATAACACCAATATACAGACAGAACTGGAACCTGAATCAGGAAGCAGGTTAACTTAGTCTGGCTTTCTTTGGGTTTCCTGGCTTTACTCTGTCTGAACAATAGTGTCACGGAGCTGGATAACAACTGGCTCACTACCCTGAGTTGACTGATCCATCCATGAGCATGTTCATTCAACTTACAGCTGTGGGAAAACCCAATTATTGCAGTAGAACTACATAATGCTCAGTGAAgtgaaatataaacaacaaaaatctgAGATAATACTTGTGGCTGATTTAGAAAACTATTCAACTATTCCAATGGACTCTAATAAACCAGAGTCCAATGGAATCCCACCAGCAGGTGATGTCTGGCAAGATGTTGACATTCTGACCCATGAGCACTCAGCAGTCATTACTATATTATTAGATGAGTGCTTAGTACTTGATCTTCATTTCATTATCAACTTAATGCGTGTAATGCTTTGTCAACACACACTATTTTCTGAACCACGCTTTATACACACAAGACAATACCAGCCGCGCCACATTTTAGCTGCTGATATCTCCCAGTTTTCCCAGTGGCAGCATAGGTTGTCAGGGTGATCCATTCCAGTTAAAAGAGAGCCTGTTTCATGATATCAAGAAATTCAGAGTTAAAGTAATAGCTCACAGAAAAATTCAAATcaatcattatctactcaccactttgtcgatgaagggtttgagtccacaacacACTTTAGAGTGtaaggggtaaactttgttgcagcagaatccagtACAATAGAAGTCAATGGTGAGtccttcagacgtaataaaaacagaaaatacataacGTGTTGCCTACTTACTGCTTGtatggtgtcatccaagtgtcagaAGCCCAGACGTTCATATTCGACGAGGCCATAAACACCATGTTTTAAGCATAAAGGTCCACAGGAAGTGGCTTAGCACTTCGTAGGAAGATATCGGCTAAAAGCACGTAACCTTGTTTCGAGTCTAATCCACTTAGGACacagttgttttatttctgttttgttaaGTCTGAAAAAGACTCTTCAATTTGATTGTAtctgctgcaacaaagtttacccctgagactgagagtgttttgtggactcaaacacttcgaCCACACCTGCATTGGAAtaatggtgagtagataatgagtgcattttcatttttatcgGTGAGCTATCCATTTAAGCCCTAAGACAGCCGACTAACCCTCTAATCTTACGTTGTGATCATCTTCCAGTTTCTTCAATAAAACCTTTTCTGCAATTTATCAGACATATCCAGCCAGTGTTCCCCACATTGTTCTTATGGGAACATTAAATGCTGCATTTTAGATATTTAATAATACCAGGTcgagtgtgagtgtttgtccAAGTGTAGAGAAGAcactttattttagttttatcttaAAGGGATGCTTTGTCTCCTTTTTAAGGAACCGATTCAAGAGTGctaaatgttcttttctttaaattatcTTTTTCTGCTTTTACTGTTTTAGTTGTGATGAAGTAGTAAATCTCAGATCCAGCCTATTGAATTAAACACCGCTGAACATGCATCAGTGAAAACTGAACTTGAACGGTTGCTTTTCTATAACAAGTCTCCTTTTGATAATCCTAAGTGCCTGGGAGTTGAGGGGTTTTGAGTCTTTTAAAATCTCCTTCCTCCatgttgatatatatatgagaATGAATACAATCCTTTGATGGATGAAATTTCACACTCCAGACCCATTTGTTTTACTtctcattttttaaacaatgttcACTGGCAACATTTGTAGTTGTAGTGACTTCATTAGCTGAATTTACTTTGTTTGTATTGCCAATCAGTCGTGTACATGTAGCATTCAATCTAAGTTAGTTTTGCATtaatgtgttgtatttatttatttatgatacaTTTAGTTCTGTTCTTTAGAAAAGATACAGATGTTTGAACTCTTGTTTGTGGCAcgtttttggttttgtgtgttttttttgtaggtAGCATTTTTGAATTGAACGCTCTGAAATCATCAAGCTGTGAGGGTGAAAGGAAAAAgttgcttctttttttaaaatatttttctgaATGCATGGTGTGCAAACGTGTGGCTGTAACCTGAACAATTTAAGTTGTTTGTATGgcttaataaaaaaacatgatgacGTCGGTCTGATCATCCCTCTTAAATCTGTCTTCCGCTGAGGAGCGTGGGAGAAATCGCCGAttaaacatttccttttcagGATCGTGGCTGCGATTTGACAAAAGTCATCACGCATGACAATGGAGTGTCTCGCCGCTGTGCCGgtccctgacctctgaccccaacCTCCTACAAAGATCATTCTTTAATCACTGTTAATTACTATGAACCCGGTTCCCCCTGACAGCTTCATGAAGAAATATGATCCAACCGCCAAGATGAATAGTTTCATTTTCTGATTGTCTTTAAACACAGATTGCTTCCAAATGCTCCCCCCTCTTTTCAGGGCAGCCAAAACCATCCAAATTCAGTTTAAAAGCTTTATGACGTTAtcaaaacatttagatttacaCGCCGGCCTTGTAACCACAGTTTAGGAACgtgacctttctccagagc
The nucleotide sequence above comes from Platichthys flesus chromosome 9, fPlaFle2.1, whole genome shotgun sequence. Encoded proteins:
- the tmem161a gene encoding transmembrane protein 161A; the encoded protein is MALVGIQLVVSLLAASIMQKMAPHCSFARWLLCNGSLFRFKHPSEGELCALAGKQMPKQNKRDRRQNGESKPLTVPKDIDLHLEKAPVNVIDALVLRFFLEYQWLVDFAVYAMGVFLFTECYYNVVDASKEVNVGALWCVLTVLFSVKTLHTMMSHYFRSEEGGERSVCLAFGFLSLLVAMLVLVVREDYLEFGLESGFSNLFDNLEVFAKQQGYADWSIPVTKLTVKLGLAAVCAYIGALLAFPGLRMAQTHLDAVQLNSGRPFIQILLQISFLSPVIVLVLWIKPIARDFLANAPMGKTSITIVPSELFDSVRLWIIVGLCVLRLALTRYHLQAYLNLAQKWVEQMKKEAGRIAAIDIQKKVTRVFCYLTVITLQYLVPIFLILFSTLSLKALGDFSWGAGAEDTPGVTPALLIPTAAPVLPGSLDEDEEGVEDMDEDVQATVAHLMASFTALRSVLTPLFFRGFFAFLTWWVAACQVISSLFGIYFHQYLMQS